Proteins encoded by one window of Arachis ipaensis cultivar K30076 chromosome B04, Araip1.1, whole genome shotgun sequence:
- the LOC107636387 gene encoding probable zinc transporter 10, which produces MGASNNTCSIKGLIVALCFHQMFEGMGLGSCILQAQYKLLKRMVLVLLFSITTPFGIALGIGLSKIYKENSPSALITVGMLNASSAGLLIYMALVDLLSTDFMSPRLQNNIKLQFKSYVAVFLGAAGMSIMTK; this is translated from the coding sequence ATGGGTGCTTCAAATAACACATGCTCCATAAAAGGCCTTATAGTGGCCCTTTGCTTCCATCAAATGTTTGAAGGCATGGGTCTTGGCAGTTGCATTCTTCAGGCCCAATACAAGTTGTTAAAGAGGATGGTGTTAGTGTTGTTGTTCTCAATTACAACTCCATTTGGAATCGCATTAGGAATTGGATTGTccaaaatctacaaagagaacagcCCAAGTGCCCTAATCACAGTTGGTATGCTTAATGCTTCATCAGCTGGGCTTTTAATCTATATGGCATTGGTTGACCTTCTCTCTACTGATTTCATGAGTCCAAGATTACAGAACAACATTAAGCTCCAATTCAAGTCTTACGTTGCTGTCTTTCTGGGTGCTGCTGGCATGTCTATCATGACAAAATAG